A region from the Eleginops maclovinus isolate JMC-PN-2008 ecotype Puerto Natales chromosome 17, JC_Emac_rtc_rv5, whole genome shotgun sequence genome encodes:
- the LOC134879475 gene encoding uncharacterized protein LOC134879475 — protein MHRQESEQSGHSSKDKTTQSSSKDKTTQSSSKDKTTQSSSKDKSTHSVSKDTSTHSSGSKDNSQFDLAGYLFRQQNLAKFCQGKKTPAAATTQPKTATAKPNTSSAAPTRPKTSSTAPTQPKTSSTAPTQPKTSSAAHTQPKTSTTTPTQPKTSSTAPTQPKTSSTAPTQPNTSSTGATQPKTGAQQRVQRACQHLQDPTFHLYCYFLSAVLPIFDEANTLLQLDKPCIQILHRTLTTQLKNLLNRFVKPQVINAAAKVHQVPFREPSNQKSNETLFIGQNTRDFIRDHPELEELQLAQVFSAVRAFYMKAVEYMVKKFPYDDPVIRNASVADMSARDSADFNSVRYFTGRFPCLKMSAEEMDKLEGQFMTYQTDALPESITSCDRPDTQWHLMSQLKDGNGHLKYPLLCKVMLAILCIFHSNADCERIFSLVTKNRTEFRPSMGMETLSNLITHKQFMVAKGSVCYKQAYSKTTLAKAKSATYDHLK, from the coding sequence ATGCATCGCCAGGAGTCAGAACAGTCTGGgcacagcagcaaggacaagaccacgcagagcagcagcaaggacaagaccacgcagagcagcagcaaggacaagaccacgcagagcagcagcaaggacaagtccACCCACAGTGTTAGCAAGGACACATCAACCCACAGTAGCGGCAGCAAGGACAATTCTCAGTTTGATTTGGCAGGCTATCTCTTTCGCCAACAAAACCTAGCCAAATTCtgtcagggaaagaaaacaccagcagctgcaaccaCACAGCCCAAGACTGCAACGGCAAAGCCCAACACATCTAGCGCTGCACCCACTcggcccaagacatctagcactgcacccactcagcccaagacatctagcactgcacccactcagcccaagacatctagcgctgcacacactcagcccaagacatctaccactacacccactcagcccaaaacatctagcactgcacccactcagcccaagacatctagcactgcacccactcagcccaatacATCTAGCACTGGagccactcagcccaagacaggggcacaacagagagtgcagagggcatgtcaacatctgcaggacCCAACATTCCATCTTTACTGCTACTTTCTAAGTGCGGTCCTGCCGATATTTGATGAGGccaacactctgctgcagctagacaaaccctgcatacaaatactacacaggactttgaccacacagctgaagaatCTCTTGAACCGATTTGTGAAGCCTCAGGTGATCAATGCAGCTGCTAAGGTTCACCAGGTACCATTCAGGGAACCAAGCAACCAGAAGAGCAATGAGACCTTGTTCATTGGGCAAAACACCAGAGACTTCATAAGAGATCACCCTGAgcttgaggagctgcagcttgccCAGGTCTTCAGCGCTGTGCGGGCATTCTACATGAAGGCTGTTGAGTACATGGTGAAGAAGTTTCCCTATGATGACCCAGTGATAAGGAATGCTTCTGTGGCTGACATGTCTGCACGGGACAGCGCAGACTTCAATTCTGTGAGGTACTTCACAGGCAGATTCCCCTGCTTGAAGATGAGTGCTGAGGAGATGGACAAGCTTGAGGGTCAATTCATGACCTACCAAACCGATGCTCTGCCAGAAAGCATCACCAGCTGTgacagaccagacacacagtggcaCCTGATGAGTCAGCTGAAGGATGGAAATGGCCATCTCAAGTACCCTTTACTCTGCAAGGTAATGCTGGCTATCCTCTGCATCTTCCATTCCAATGCAGACTGCGAACGCATCTTCAGTcttgtcacaaaaaacagaacggaGTTCAGACCTAGTATGGGAATGGAGACCCTGAGTAACCTCATTACCCACAAACAATTCATGGTGGCAAAGGGGTCTGTCTGCTACAAGCAGGCGTACTCCAAGACAACTCTTGCCAAGGCCAAGTCAGCAACCTATGACCATCTAAAGTGA